A stretch of the Haloarcula ordinaria genome encodes the following:
- a CDS encoding NADPH-dependent FMN reductase — MTQPHVVGIAGSLRNASYTHVGIERALEAAESAGATTELLDLRHFDLPVFDADDREAGDAVEFARRVRSADSILLGTPVYHGSFSAPLKNALDYCGFDEFEHKTVGLLAVAGGGFPITALDHLRSVCRSLDCWVIPHQVAIPRARNSIDGGRITDDSIDDRVGKLGEEAVQFANIEPDPPSLESTENVGAED, encoded by the coding sequence ATGACCCAACCACACGTCGTCGGCATCGCAGGGAGCCTCAGGAACGCGAGCTACACCCACGTCGGCATCGAACGGGCGCTCGAAGCCGCCGAGTCCGCGGGCGCGACGACCGAACTGCTCGACCTCCGGCACTTCGACCTCCCTGTGTTCGACGCCGACGACCGGGAGGCGGGCGACGCGGTCGAGTTCGCCAGGCGGGTCCGGAGCGCGGATTCCATCCTGCTGGGGACGCCGGTATACCACGGGTCGTTCTCCGCGCCGCTGAAGAACGCGCTCGACTACTGTGGCTTCGACGAGTTCGAGCACAAGACCGTCGGCCTGCTCGCCGTCGCCGGCGGCGGGTTCCCTATCACCGCCCTCGACCACCTCCGGTCGGTCTGCCGGTCCCTGGACTGCTGGGTCATCCCCCACCAGGTGGCCATCCCGCGTGCGCGGAACAGCATCGACGGCGGTCGAATTACCGACGACAGCATCGACGACCGCGTCGGGAAACTCGGCGAGGAGGCCGTCCAGTTCGCGAACATCGAACCGGACCCACCGAGTCTCGAGAGCACCGAGAACGTCGGCGCAGAGGACTAG
- a CDS encoding nitrous oxide reductase accessory protein NosL: MDDRLSDADRRRLLALVGSGLTAGLAGCGGGGDQPTPTDTVTQSDSDRTTTAALDEPAPVPADAACPVCQMVPADYPDWNAQVVHDDGQRAFFDTSGCLLAYYAVPDRFAATDAPVSGVWVTDFETRETIDGLPASYALETDPDRVDDPMRLNPAPFADRSDAVAYVEAVDYLTTDDVVGIEAFDRDLAERYRARFFEDE, encoded by the coding sequence ATGGACGACCGTCTCTCCGACGCCGACCGACGGCGACTGCTCGCACTCGTGGGTAGCGGCCTGACCGCTGGACTCGCCGGTTGTGGCGGCGGTGGCGACCAGCCCACGCCGACGGACACGGTCACGCAGAGTGATAGCGACCGCACCACCACGGCGGCGCTCGACGAACCAGCCCCGGTTCCGGCCGACGCGGCCTGTCCGGTGTGTCAGATGGTCCCCGCGGACTATCCGGACTGGAACGCACAGGTCGTTCACGACGACGGCCAGCGGGCTTTCTTCGACACGAGCGGGTGTCTGCTCGCCTACTACGCCGTCCCGGACCGGTTCGCAGCCACCGACGCCCCGGTCAGTGGCGTCTGGGTCACCGACTTCGAGACTCGCGAGACCATCGACGGGCTGCCCGCCAGCTACGCCCTCGAGACCGACCCCGACCGCGTCGACGACCCGATGCGACTCAATCCCGCGCCTTTCGCCGACCGGTCGGACGCGGTGGCCTACGTCGAGGCCGTCGACTACCTGACGACCGACGACGTGGTCGGTATCGAGGCCTTCGACCGCGACCTGGCCGAACGCTACCGGGCCCGGTTCTTCGAGGATGAGTGA
- a CDS encoding NosD domain-containing protein, whose protein sequence is MWLEDTTVEDVALAAAVVLIVSVALGSFAVDVSDATPDPVPFEDTVELGLSMETEQEAANRGLAVPKAEIFYSQYRFVVGYAGVGQAVAALNEPGREQQFGYPLAVYVSDYSRATPTCLEDGSLTATREPGWVMAQDATFVVDSDARVPSGPVVVPFGSAESAAAFVDRCGGEAEGWERLRDRQFDLLQATGVRERVTDQRARADQRVEALESTLERPVSVVVGRDAPTVQAAIDAAPPNTTVVVPSGTYREEVRVDKPVTVRGRDANLVGSGNGTVVRVRADRVALTGLAISGVGNATLNRSTEGYGSGDDGAWDTKILHSYGGGDAGIAAVNASSLLVTDVTIETPANGILLRRSEGTVVSSVTVNGTDEWRDGFMGVIAMNAPVVVQDSTLRGGRDGVYLHRAHGTVVRNNTFRGGRFGTHLMYTSNTLLADNRARGQLYSGIVVMTEPTGNAIVGNDIRHSGSGIATSGSRSYVGSNVVAHTRRGISTNAIQSLYEHNVLYDNDVGVVAENVIPSNRVVENDFVANDRHATAATGPLRIYTHDGRGNYWHGAYDLTGGDGTLERAYSPTDTVDGRLHRSDAAVTLSAAPSVRGVRALRGTTPGFRKASIVDLDPLREPANPELLTAARNESEYGGEAS, encoded by the coding sequence ATGTGGCTCGAAGACACCACCGTCGAGGACGTGGCTCTCGCGGCCGCCGTCGTGCTCATCGTGAGCGTCGCGCTCGGGTCCTTTGCCGTCGACGTGAGCGATGCCACGCCGGACCCGGTGCCCTTCGAGGACACCGTCGAGCTCGGGCTGTCGATGGAGACCGAACAGGAGGCGGCGAACCGCGGGCTCGCGGTGCCGAAGGCGGAGATATTCTACTCGCAGTACCGCTTCGTCGTCGGGTACGCCGGCGTCGGGCAGGCGGTCGCTGCGCTGAACGAACCCGGGCGGGAACAGCAGTTCGGCTACCCGCTCGCGGTCTACGTCTCCGACTACAGTCGCGCGACGCCGACCTGTCTCGAGGACGGCTCCCTGACCGCGACGCGCGAGCCGGGCTGGGTGATGGCCCAGGACGCCACGTTCGTCGTCGACAGCGACGCCCGTGTCCCGTCGGGCCCGGTCGTAGTCCCGTTCGGGTCGGCCGAGAGCGCCGCTGCGTTCGTCGACCGGTGTGGTGGCGAGGCAGAGGGCTGGGAGCGCCTTCGTGACAGGCAGTTCGACCTCCTCCAGGCGACGGGCGTGCGCGAGCGTGTCACCGACCAGCGTGCTCGAGCGGACCAGCGTGTCGAGGCCCTCGAATCGACGCTGGAGCGACCAGTGTCGGTCGTCGTGGGTCGAGACGCGCCGACGGTCCAGGCGGCCATCGACGCAGCCCCGCCGAACACCACCGTCGTCGTCCCATCGGGGACTTACCGAGAGGAGGTCCGCGTCGACAAGCCGGTGACGGTCCGCGGACGGGACGCGAACCTGGTCGGGTCCGGCAACGGGACCGTCGTCCGGGTGCGGGCCGACCGGGTGGCGCTGACCGGGCTCGCTATCTCGGGTGTGGGTAACGCCACGCTGAACCGGTCGACCGAGGGGTACGGCTCCGGCGACGACGGGGCGTGGGACACGAAGATTCTGCACAGTTACGGCGGGGGCGACGCCGGCATCGCCGCGGTGAACGCCTCGTCGCTGCTCGTCACCGACGTGACTATCGAGACACCGGCGAACGGCATCCTGCTGCGCCGGAGCGAGGGGACGGTCGTGAGCAGCGTGACCGTCAATGGGACCGACGAGTGGCGCGACGGCTTCATGGGCGTCATCGCGATGAACGCGCCGGTGGTCGTCCAGGACTCGACGCTCCGGGGCGGGCGCGACGGGGTCTACCTCCACCGGGCCCACGGGACGGTCGTCCGGAACAACACCTTCCGTGGCGGCCGGTTCGGAACGCATCTCATGTACACGTCAAACACCCTCCTGGCCGACAACCGGGCTCGCGGCCAGCTGTACTCGGGCATCGTCGTCATGACCGAACCGACCGGGAACGCCATCGTGGGCAACGATATCCGCCACTCCGGAAGCGGCATCGCCACCTCCGGGTCCCGGAGCTACGTCGGGTCGAACGTCGTCGCGCACACGCGGCGAGGTATCTCGACGAACGCCATCCAGTCGCTGTACGAGCACAACGTCCTCTACGACAACGACGTCGGGGTCGTCGCCGAGAACGTCATCCCGTCCAACCGCGTCGTCGAGAACGACTTCGTCGCCAACGACCGACACGCGACCGCCGCTACCGGGCCGCTCCGCATCTACACCCACGACGGTCGGGGCAACTACTGGCACGGGGCGTACGACCTGACCGGAGGCGACGGGACGCTCGAACGAGCGTACTCGCCGACGGACACCGTCGACGGTCGACTCCACCGGTCGGATGCGGCGGTCACGCTGAGCGCCGCCCCGAGCGTCCGTGGGGTGCGGGCGCTGCGCGGGACGACACCGGGCTTCCGCAAAGCCAGCATCGTCGACCTCGACCCGCTCAGGGAGCCGGCGAACCCGGAACTGCTCACGGCTGCTCGTAACGAATCCGAGTACGGGGGTGAGGCGTCGTGA
- a CDS encoding ABC transporter ATP-binding protein: MTEPSLTAEGVTRRFGEVSALSDVTVTVPADSTTALIGPNGSGKTTLLRLLVGLDTPTSGRIEYTGPSAMRRLGYLPQRPTFRPGFTARETLAFYADLVDDDPDRLLERVGLDAVSDRRVEALSGGMTRLLGIAQALAGDPPVVALDEPASGLDPEMSRHVFEVVDSIAADGRAVVLCSHELPLVESTADRVVVLDRGTVVATDSPAALRERTGGPLHETFSMLLDHQDGTVSARVEASE; this comes from the coding sequence GTGACCGAGCCCTCGCTGACCGCCGAGGGCGTCACGCGCCGCTTCGGCGAGGTGTCCGCGCTGTCTGATGTGACTGTCACGGTGCCGGCCGATTCCACCACTGCCCTCATCGGCCCCAACGGGTCCGGAAAGACGACGCTGCTACGGCTGCTCGTCGGGCTCGACACACCCACGAGCGGGCGCATCGAGTACACTGGTCCGTCTGCGATGCGCCGGCTGGGGTATCTGCCCCAGCGGCCGACCTTCCGCCCTGGTTTCACCGCCCGGGAGACGCTTGCGTTCTACGCCGACCTGGTCGACGACGACCCGGACAGACTCCTCGAGCGCGTCGGGCTCGACGCCGTCTCGGACCGACGGGTCGAGGCGCTGTCGGGCGGGATGACGCGGTTACTGGGTATCGCACAGGCGCTGGCCGGCGACCCGCCGGTCGTCGCGCTCGACGAGCCAGCCAGCGGTCTGGACCCAGAGATGAGCCGACACGTGTTCGAGGTGGTCGACTCCATCGCGGCCGACGGTCGGGCCGTCGTCCTCTGCTCACACGAGCTCCCCCTGGTCGAGTCGACGGCCGACCGCGTGGTCGTACTGGACCGCGGCACCGTCGTCGCGACGGACTCGCCGGCAGCACTCCGCGAACGGACCGGTGGCCCGCTGCACGAGACGTTCTCTATGCTCCTCGACCACCAAGATGGGACTGTCAGCGCACGCGTGGAGGCCAGCGAATGA
- a CDS encoding ABC transporter permease, with protein MTGTSDRLWTVVRRELRGAVRTRLYVFLGLALTGIAFGVARTGGGPAGGYVPTVVDILLVVEVLVPTVAFAVGYRAIVDDAVRGELDVLQTYPLPTWAYVAGVYVGRAIALLAVTLVPLALLGLHVATTSGPEITVFASHRGVDSPFLYVRFVTLTALLALVSLSVALALSAVAGSGRSAILLGVAGLLLVVVGTDVALFSALDAGTSEGGLRTLLALSPTSAYRGLVFETVLYVAFEGRSGFVAPILAAVSLVGWVVLPLVGATAAIEYR; from the coding sequence ATGACTGGGACCAGCGACCGGCTGTGGACAGTGGTACGGCGTGAACTCCGCGGCGCCGTCCGCACGCGGCTGTACGTCTTCCTCGGCCTCGCACTGACCGGCATCGCGTTCGGCGTCGCCCGGACTGGAGGCGGTCCCGCCGGTGGCTACGTCCCGACCGTCGTCGACATCCTGCTCGTCGTGGAGGTGCTCGTCCCGACCGTAGCGTTCGCCGTCGGCTACCGCGCCATCGTCGACGACGCGGTCCGCGGCGAACTCGACGTCCTCCAGACCTACCCGCTCCCGACCTGGGCGTACGTCGCCGGCGTGTACGTCGGCAGGGCCATCGCACTGCTCGCAGTGACGCTCGTCCCGCTGGCGCTGCTCGGACTCCACGTGGCGACGACGTCCGGCCCGGAGATAACCGTCTTCGCGAGCCACCGAGGCGTCGACTCACCGTTCCTCTACGTCCGGTTCGTGACGCTGACGGCGCTGTTGGCGTTGGTATCGCTGTCCGTCGCGCTGGCGCTCTCGGCCGTCGCCGGGTCCGGTCGGAGCGCCATCCTGCTGGGTGTCGCCGGCCTCCTCCTGGTCGTCGTCGGGACGGACGTCGCCCTCTTCAGTGCGCTCGACGCCGGAACGAGCGAGGGAGGATTGCGAACCCTCCTGGCACTCTCGCCGACCAGTGCCTATCGCGGTCTCGTCTTCGAGACGGTGCTGTACGTCGCCTTCGAAGGTCGGTCGGGCTTCGTCGCACCGATACTCGCAGCGGTCAGTCTCGTCGGCTGGGTCGTCCTCCCGCTGGTCGGGGCGACAGCCGCGATCGAGTATCGGTGA
- a CDS encoding nitrous oxide reductase accessory protein NosL, producing MSDPWPSDVSRRQVLMAGAGLIAFGGCLGDGDRPAPIALDGGQSCDQCGMIIDQHPGPAGQTYYRENSPPGHDPPARFCSTICTYRHRFAASDRGWRVQVTYLTDYALVDYEVRSEGGSQFISAHLGGEVFAPADQLEVVVGSDVVGAMGPALVPFSDTDAADDFVATHGGERIAAESISRELLESL from the coding sequence ATGAGCGACCCGTGGCCCAGCGACGTCTCCCGTCGTCAAGTCCTGATGGCCGGGGCCGGCCTCATCGCCTTCGGTGGCTGTCTCGGCGACGGGGACCGCCCGGCACCGATTGCCCTGGACGGCGGCCAGAGCTGCGACCAGTGTGGCATGATAATCGACCAGCATCCGGGCCCGGCCGGGCAGACCTACTATCGCGAGAACAGCCCGCCTGGCCACGACCCGCCAGCGCGGTTCTGCAGCACCATCTGTACGTACCGCCACCGCTTCGCCGCGAGCGACCGGGGCTGGCGGGTCCAGGTCACGTATCTCACTGACTACGCGCTCGTCGACTACGAGGTCCGGTCCGAGGGTGGGTCACAGTTCATCTCCGCCCACCTCGGTGGCGAGGTCTTCGCGCCCGCCGACCAGCTGGAGGTCGTCGTCGGGTCCGACGTCGTGGGGGCGATGGGCCCCGCGCTCGTCCCGTTCAGCGACACCGACGCCGCTGACGACTTCGTCGCGACGCACGGTGGCGAGCGCATCGCTGCCGAGTCTATCTCCCGGGAACTGCTCGAGAGCCTGTGA
- a CDS encoding DUF7512 family protein codes for MFGVEQLSGNVQAAVLVGIVLVEAALLYVGYGGIERVAAPKIRSMLEG; via the coding sequence ATGTTCGGCGTTGAACAGCTCAGCGGGAACGTGCAGGCGGCCGTGCTGGTGGGCATCGTCCTCGTCGAAGCGGCACTCCTCTACGTCGGATACGGCGGCATCGAACGCGTGGCCGCACCGAAAATCCGCAGCATGCTGGAGGGGTGA
- a CDS encoding sulfite exporter TauE/SafE family protein — MELLGMSVALIALFVGFGLLIGILFGFFGMGGSFLVTPALLVMGYPTRVAVGSGLAFVFGTSVIATLKHRDLGQVDYKLGISMIIGTTAGIEVGKETVLFLEELGLAGGIISVTYVVLLGGIGAFVTYEALSSRGSGGNDLGHDVEEDEDAEVPEIAKKIQSYRIPPMLSLRGGVQISLWVVLAVAFVTGLLSGLLGVGGGFIRMPALFYLIGVPVPVAVGTDLFEIVFSGGIGSFLYAQSGGVDLSIVAPLLAGSAFGARLGSAATGLVDEEGIKVYFGVMLLLGAAAVALRQVGNYLGIEVLNTVSFVIIIGAALLVSGAVVYSSIVAIREESSTARSASAD; from the coding sequence ATGGAGCTACTGGGAATGAGCGTTGCGCTCATCGCGCTGTTCGTCGGGTTCGGTCTGCTCATCGGTATCCTCTTCGGCTTTTTCGGGATGGGCGGGTCCTTCCTCGTAACCCCGGCGCTGTTGGTCATGGGCTATCCCACGCGCGTCGCGGTCGGGAGCGGGCTGGCGTTCGTCTTCGGGACGTCCGTCATCGCGACGCTCAAACACCGCGACCTGGGCCAGGTCGACTACAAACTTGGTATCTCGATGATAATCGGGACGACCGCCGGCATCGAGGTGGGAAAAGAGACCGTCCTCTTCCTCGAGGAGCTTGGTCTGGCCGGCGGCATCATCAGCGTCACGTACGTCGTCTTGCTGGGCGGTATCGGCGCGTTCGTCACTTACGAGGCGCTCTCAAGCAGGGGGTCGGGTGGGAACGATCTCGGACACGACGTCGAGGAGGACGAGGACGCGGAGGTCCCCGAAATCGCGAAGAAAATCCAGTCGTACCGCATCCCGCCGATGCTGTCGCTCCGCGGCGGCGTCCAAATCTCGCTTTGGGTCGTCCTGGCCGTCGCCTTCGTCACGGGGCTCCTCTCGGGCCTGCTCGGGGTCGGTGGCGGCTTCATCCGCATGCCCGCACTGTTCTACCTCATCGGCGTCCCGGTGCCCGTCGCAGTGGGAACCGACCTGTTCGAGATCGTCTTCTCGGGTGGTATCGGGTCGTTCCTCTACGCGCAGTCGGGCGGTGTCGACCTGAGTATCGTCGCCCCGCTACTGGCCGGGAGCGCCTTCGGTGCGCGCCTCGGGTCGGCCGCGACCGGGCTCGTCGACGAGGAGGGCATCAAGGTGTACTTCGGCGTGATGCTCCTGCTGGGGGCTGCCGCCGTCGCCCTCCGTCAGGTGGGTAACTACCTCGGTATCGAGGTCCTGAACACCGTCAGCTTCGTCATCATCATCGGCGCGGCCCTGCTGGTCAGCGGCGCAGTCGTCTACAGTAGCATCGTCGCTATCCGCGAAGAGTCCAGCACCGCACGGTCAGCAAGCGCCGACTGA
- a CDS encoding MBL fold metallo-hydrolase, which translates to MDAEAFPTPDEPVDELAPRALEQMVSDGEDVTILDARSTGDFEEWHIDGEGVEIANVPYFEFIEGLDEELLTDVPQGDPLVVLCAKGGASEYVAGLLQEEGRDVVHLEDGMNGYASVYHAVEVEAYDGPGTVLQYQRPSSGCLGYMVYDDEEAAVIDPLQAFTDRYLEDAADLGVDLTYAFDTHIHADHVSGVRALDEAGVTGVIPSAAVDRGVTYADDLLTTEDGDTFSVGDATVEVVYTPGHTSGMTSYLVGDSLLTTGDGLFTESVARPDLEEGDEGAPDAARQLYESLQERVLALDDDVLVGGAHFSDSAEPAADGTYTAPIGDLTESMAALTAEESEFVEQVLADMPPRPANYEDIIATNLGQRDTDEEEAFALELGPNNCAASQESMTSD; encoded by the coding sequence ATGGATGCAGAAGCGTTCCCAACCCCAGACGAACCGGTCGACGAACTCGCCCCCCGAGCACTCGAGCAGATGGTCTCGGACGGCGAGGACGTGACGATCCTCGACGCGCGCTCGACGGGCGACTTCGAGGAGTGGCACATCGACGGCGAAGGCGTCGAGATAGCTAACGTGCCGTACTTCGAGTTCATCGAGGGCCTCGACGAGGAACTGCTCACGGACGTCCCACAGGGCGACCCGCTGGTGGTCCTCTGTGCCAAGGGTGGCGCCAGCGAGTACGTCGCCGGTCTGCTCCAGGAGGAGGGCCGCGACGTCGTCCACCTCGAAGACGGGATGAACGGCTATGCGAGCGTCTACCACGCTGTCGAGGTTGAGGCGTACGATGGACCGGGCACCGTGCTCCAGTACCAGCGCCCGTCGAGCGGCTGTCTCGGCTACATGGTCTACGACGACGAGGAAGCGGCAGTCATCGACCCGCTCCAGGCGTTCACCGACCGCTACCTCGAGGACGCGGCCGACCTGGGCGTGGATCTCACATATGCGTTCGACACCCACATCCACGCCGACCACGTCAGCGGCGTGCGGGCGCTCGACGAAGCGGGCGTGACAGGCGTCATCCCGTCGGCCGCAGTCGACCGCGGCGTCACCTACGCTGACGACCTCCTGACGACCGAGGACGGCGACACGTTCTCTGTCGGCGACGCGACGGTCGAGGTCGTCTACACACCGGGCCACACGTCGGGTATGACCTCGTACCTCGTCGGCGACAGCCTCCTCACCACCGGCGACGGCCTCTTCACCGAGAGTGTCGCACGGCCTGACCTCGAGGAGGGCGACGAGGGCGCACCCGACGCCGCCCGCCAGCTCTATGAGTCTCTGCAGGAGCGCGTCCTGGCGCTGGACGACGACGTCCTCGTCGGTGGGGCGCACTTCAGCGATTCCGCCGAACCAGCCGCCGACGGGACCTACACGGCACCCATCGGCGACCTGACGGAGTCGATGGCGGCGCTGACCGCCGAGGAGTCCGAGTTCGTCGAGCAGGTGCTCGCGGACATGCCGCCCCGGCCCGCCAACTACGAGGACATCATCGCGACGAACCTCGGTCAGCGCGACACCGACGAGGAAGAGGCGTTCGCGCTCGAACTCGGGCCGAACAACTGCGCCGCCAGTCAGGAGTCGATGACGAGCGACTGA
- a CDS encoding helix-turn-helix domain-containing protein: MKHARVRITAHGKESDIHPMYGVMTEASFVERATALQWNYTGDALGILHYIVGDADALETAMGDIPEVIGYDVARVDSRSFYVYVRDTTTGPLQEMFAPVTSGGILVVPPVKYEPDGTVVFSMFGPDDELQEALKSVPSPIDVTIEAVGGLADTTAAVEARLTDRQREVVKTAVTRGYYDIPRTVSQAEIAAELDCAPSTVAEHLRKVESRMMRTQFLR; this comes from the coding sequence ATGAAACACGCTCGCGTGCGTATCACGGCCCACGGGAAGGAGAGCGACATTCACCCGATGTACGGTGTGATGACCGAGGCGTCGTTCGTCGAGCGAGCGACGGCGCTGCAGTGGAACTACACCGGCGATGCGTTGGGAATTCTCCATTACATCGTAGGCGACGCCGACGCACTCGAAACGGCGATGGGAGACATTCCGGAGGTGATCGGCTACGACGTGGCCCGCGTTGATTCTCGGTCCTTCTACGTGTACGTCCGGGACACGACGACTGGTCCACTCCAAGAGATGTTCGCTCCTGTCACGTCGGGTGGAATCCTCGTCGTCCCGCCGGTCAAGTACGAACCGGATGGAACCGTTGTTTTCTCGATGTTTGGCCCTGACGATGAACTTCAGGAGGCATTGAAGAGCGTTCCCTCACCGATTGACGTAACCATCGAAGCTGTAGGCGGCCTCGCAGATACGACGGCTGCTGTCGAGGCCCGGCTCACAGACCGCCAGCGTGAGGTCGTCAAAACGGCAGTTACCAGGGGTTACTACGATATTCCTCGAACTGTCAGTCAGGCGGAGATCGCCGCCGAACTTGACTGCGCACCGAGTACTGTCGCAGAGCACCTCCGTAAAGTCGAATCGCGGATGATGCGAACGCAGTTCCTCCGATAG
- a CDS encoding SDR family oxidoreductase yields the protein MVRTLVTGATGTLGTALQSRLTEAGHTVRAASRSPPDESTADVEWVALDLAEGTGIQSALEDVDAVIHAATAPQGDTKAVDVAGTDRLLEAAVEADIENFVYPSIVGIDDIPFSYYEHKRTAEIAVETSNLPTTIVRATQFHSFVAELLDFVAKLPIWPLPTRIQVQPVDVREVADCLVDYATETAAGRTDPVGGPEVHSVGDLARAYRRARELRRPILRVPLPGGTTAAFRAGHATCPEHAVGSVTWNEWLTEQYASDTDDLRRHKQAAV from the coding sequence ATGGTTCGAACGCTGGTGACCGGAGCAACCGGCACACTCGGGACAGCCCTCCAGTCGCGCCTCACCGAGGCAGGCCATACTGTTCGGGCGGCAAGCCGCTCGCCGCCGGACGAGAGTACGGCGGACGTCGAGTGGGTCGCTCTCGATCTGGCTGAAGGCACGGGGATTCAGTCAGCGCTCGAAGACGTTGATGCCGTCATCCACGCGGCGACGGCCCCGCAGGGCGACACCAAGGCAGTTGACGTTGCGGGGACGGATCGCCTTTTGGAAGCCGCGGTAGAAGCTGACATCGAGAATTTCGTCTATCCCTCCATCGTCGGAATCGACGACATCCCCTTCTCCTACTACGAGCACAAGCGTACCGCCGAGATCGCAGTCGAGACCAGCAACCTCCCGACGACAATCGTTCGTGCGACGCAATTTCACTCGTTCGTCGCAGAGTTGCTTGACTTTGTGGCGAAGCTCCCCATATGGCCCCTCCCGACAAGGATTCAGGTTCAGCCGGTCGATGTCCGCGAGGTTGCAGATTGTCTCGTGGATTATGCGACGGAGACAGCTGCGGGTCGAACTGACCCTGTTGGTGGGCCGGAGGTCCATTCAGTGGGTGACCTCGCACGGGCGTACCGTCGTGCGCGGGAGTTACGCCGACCGATACTCAGAGTTCCACTCCCTGGTGGAACGACCGCGGCGTTTCGAGCTGGCCACGCGACCTGCCCGGAGCACGCAGTCGGGAGCGTCACGTGGAACGAGTGGCTCACAGAACAGTACGCGAGCGACACCGACGACCTGAGACGGCACAAGCAGGCCGCGGTGTGA
- a CDS encoding A/G-specific adenine glycosylase → MTDQSPATDLPGDVPADPSAVQRALVEWYEDGHRDYPWRQTDDPYRILVSEVMSQQTQLDRVVAAWEDFLEEWPTVDALAAADRAEVVGFWTDHSLGYNNRAKYLHEAARQVTAEYDGEWPRDPEGLTELMGVGPYTANAVASFAFNNGGAVIDTNVKRVLYRAFAEIHNADDPDYETVANALMPPGESRIWNNAIMELGGVACGKTPRCDEAGCPWREWCHAYQTGDFTAPDVPTQPSFEGSRRQFRGRIVRLLGEHDEMDLDTLGHRIRVDYTPDGEHGREWLRGLLSDLADDGLVQVEEGDDQITARLQ, encoded by the coding sequence ATGACCGACCAGTCGCCAGCGACGGACCTGCCCGGCGACGTGCCGGCCGACCCGTCGGCGGTCCAGCGGGCACTCGTCGAGTGGTACGAGGACGGCCACCGGGACTATCCGTGGCGCCAGACCGACGACCCCTATCGGATTCTCGTCTCGGAGGTGATGAGCCAGCAGACGCAGCTCGACCGCGTGGTCGCCGCCTGGGAGGACTTCCTCGAGGAGTGGCCCACTGTCGACGCCCTCGCTGCGGCCGACCGGGCGGAGGTCGTCGGCTTCTGGACCGACCACTCGCTGGGCTACAACAACCGGGCGAAGTACCTCCACGAGGCCGCTCGCCAGGTCACAGCGGAGTACGACGGCGAGTGGCCGCGTGACCCGGAAGGCCTCACGGAGCTGATGGGCGTCGGACCGTACACCGCCAACGCCGTCGCGTCGTTCGCGTTCAACAACGGCGGGGCGGTGATAGATACCAACGTCAAACGGGTGCTCTATCGCGCGTTTGCGGAAATCCATAATGCGGACGATCCGGACTACGAAACCGTTGCGAACGCCCTTATGCCGCCCGGAGAGTCTCGAATCTGGAATAACGCGATTATGGAACTCGGTGGTGTCGCCTGCGGGAAGACGCCTCGGTGCGATGAGGCCGGTTGCCCGTGGCGCGAGTGGTGTCACGCGTACCAGACCGGCGACTTCACCGCGCCGGATGTACCAACCCAACCGAGCTTCGAGGGAAGCCGTCGCCAGTTCCGCGGGCGGATCGTTCGGCTTCTCGGTGAACACGACGAGATGGATCTGGACACACTTGGTCATCGGATCCGAGTGGATTACACTCCTGATGGGGAACACGGACGAGAGTGGTTGCGAGGTCTCCTTTCGGACCTCGCCGACGACGGTCTCGTCCAAGTCGAGGAAGGAGACGATCAGATAACTGCTCGCCTCCAGTAG